A genomic region of Trichothermofontia sichuanensis B231 contains the following coding sequences:
- a CDS encoding GMC family oxidoreductase, protein MSKYDFIIVGAGAAGCVLANRLSADANATVLLLEAGPGDRDAHIHSMDGFTKLWGSDLDWQFMTTAQAALGNRQILINQGRVIGGSSSINAMMHVRGHRRNFDYWNYLGNEGWSYADVLPYFKKIEDFEGGESDYHATGGPMRVRYCPDPDCRSEPFLNAAVEVGFAGPHWDYNGPQQEHGAGYLQFNITQAGGRHSAADAYLTPIQSRSNLTITTEAIVTKIGVKNGKATGVNYQQNGQSHTVEVNQEIILCAGAFVTPKLLLLSGIGPAAFLRSHGIDVVVDLPGVGQNLQDHLQLPVVYRSQVNLPNPKLLTGNVIFIRTREGMSAAPTDLQLNFTPAAPGPLLPVLPDFGGPVCIFLPILIQPQSIGSVSLRSADPADPPVINPNYLQCQTDVDVFKKALEIIRAIAHAPAFTAVYGGEMVPGDMDLETYIRGNVSTLWHPAGTCKMGRDALAVVDPQLRVYGIEGLRVGDASVMPAVTSGNTHVPVLMIAEKLADLIRSGE, encoded by the coding sequence ATGAGCAAGTACGATTTCATCATTGTTGGGGCGGGGGCGGCGGGTTGTGTGTTGGCGAATCGCCTGAGTGCCGATGCAAATGCCACGGTTCTACTCCTAGAAGCGGGTCCAGGCGATCGCGATGCCCATATCCACAGTATGGATGGGTTTACGAAGCTGTGGGGGTCCGATCTGGATTGGCAGTTTATGACAACGGCCCAGGCTGCCCTAGGCAATCGGCAAATTTTAATCAACCAAGGGCGCGTGATTGGCGGCAGTTCGTCGATCAATGCCATGATGCATGTGCGGGGCCATCGCCGCAATTTTGACTATTGGAATTACCTGGGCAATGAAGGCTGGAGCTATGCTGATGTCCTACCCTATTTCAAAAAAATTGAAGACTTTGAGGGCGGCGAATCGGACTACCACGCCACGGGTGGTCCCATGCGGGTGCGCTATTGCCCCGATCCCGACTGTCGATCGGAACCCTTTCTCAATGCCGCCGTTGAGGTGGGCTTTGCGGGGCCTCATTGGGACTACAACGGTCCCCAACAGGAACATGGGGCGGGGTATCTGCAATTTAATATCACCCAGGCGGGGGGCCGCCACAGTGCGGCAGATGCCTATTTAACGCCGATCCAATCGCGATCGAACCTCACGATTACAACCGAAGCGATCGTGACCAAAATTGGGGTAAAAAATGGCAAAGCCACGGGAGTGAACTACCAACAGAATGGCCAGTCCCACACCGTTGAAGTTAACCAGGAGATTATTCTCTGTGCAGGTGCTTTTGTCACTCCAAAACTACTGCTGCTGTCCGGGATTGGCCCAGCGGCATTCCTACGATCGCATGGTATTGATGTGGTTGTGGATCTGCCCGGTGTGGGCCAAAATCTTCAAGATCACCTGCAACTGCCCGTGGTCTATCGCTCCCAAGTTAATTTGCCCAATCCTAAACTCCTGACGGGGAATGTAATTTTTATCCGCACCCGTGAGGGGATGAGCGCTGCCCCAACGGATTTGCAACTCAATTTCACCCCAGCAGCTCCGGGTCCCCTGCTGCCCGTTCTGCCCGATTTTGGAGGTCCCGTTTGTATCTTTTTGCCCATTTTGATCCAACCCCAAAGCATTGGGTCTGTTAGCCTGCGATCGGCTGATCCGGCTGATCCCCCGGTGATCAATCCCAACTATTTGCAGTGCCAGACCGATGTAGATGTGTTCAAAAAGGCGCTGGAAATTATCCGGGCGATCGCTCATGCCCCAGCATTTACGGCAGTCTATGGTGGTGAAATGGTCCCAGGGGATATGGACCTAGAGACCTACATTCGCGGGAATGTGTCTACCCTGTGGCATCCGGCAGGAACCTGTAAAATGGGACGAGATGCCCTAGCTGTGGTTGATCCGCAATTGCGGGTCTATGGCATCGAAGGGTTACGGGTCGGTGATGCCTCGGTGATGCCTGCCGTTACCAGTGGAAATACCCATGTGCCGGTGTTGATGATTGCGGAGAAATTGGCCGATCTCATTCGATCGGGTGAGTAA
- a CDS encoding nuclear transport factor 2 family protein, with translation MKNVPDTALGKMYREHIELILKKDIDGLLGQYAEDAILISSFEKTPKYFRGHEELKQHFDGILGIEDLETEIAFWAETENPTTLMVTEIITLTAGGQKANMRFADSWVLENDKIKIHFAGMVQYPDGSLA, from the coding sequence ATGAAAAACGTTCCCGATACCGCCCTGGGTAAGATGTACCGCGAACACATCGAATTGATTCTGAAAAAGGATATTGATGGCTTGCTGGGTCAGTATGCCGAGGATGCGATCTTGATCAGCAGTTTTGAAAAGACGCCCAAGTACTTTCGGGGCCATGAGGAACTGAAGCAACATTTCGATGGCATCCTGGGGATTGAGGATCTGGAAACTGAAATTGCCTTCTGGGCAGAGACAGAAAATCCGACAACTCTGATGGTGACGGAAATTATTACGCTGACGGCGGGGGGTCAAAAGGCTAATATGCGCTTTGCCGATAGCTGGGTATTGGAGAATGACAAGATCAAGATCCATTTTGCGGGTATGGTTCAATATCCGGATGGTTCGCTAGCCTAG
- a CDS encoding DJ-1/PfpI family protein has translation MWRSTIHVAEALGVKLQGKKIAVLIESDFYEPEIWYYQRRFPEEGAEVHFLSRLWGQPSLTFKGHEFAAPFECHESFEDMDDEQLRSYAAIIVPGGMVSDRLRYTEDVNKLPPATQFLQRAFAQRGILKGIICHGMWLVAPAPELVRGRKVVVHNNLVGDVRNMGAIYTDQDVVVWQDLVTGRTAGHCHLFARKIIEILADTTPTTNGQGIPALAPQSSNHLITAG, from the coding sequence TTGTGGCGGTCCACCATACACGTAGCGGAGGCGTTAGGCGTGAAACTCCAGGGCAAGAAGATTGCGGTTTTGATTGAAAGTGATTTTTATGAACCTGAAATTTGGTATTACCAGCGACGCTTCCCGGAAGAAGGAGCTGAAGTTCACTTTCTCTCGCGGCTTTGGGGTCAGCCTAGTCTGACTTTTAAGGGACACGAATTTGCGGCTCCTTTTGAATGCCACGAAAGCTTTGAAGATATGGATGATGAGCAATTACGCAGTTATGCAGCCATCATCGTACCGGGGGGTATGGTATCCGATCGCCTGCGTTATACCGAGGATGTGAATAAACTCCCGCCTGCGACCCAATTTTTGCAACGGGCCTTTGCGCAACGAGGGATTCTCAAGGGCATTATTTGTCATGGGATGTGGCTGGTTGCCCCGGCTCCGGAACTGGTGCGCGGTCGCAAAGTGGTTGTCCATAACAACCTGGTGGGGGATGTGCGCAACATGGGCGCAATCTATACGGATCAAGATGTGGTGGTTTGGCAGGATTTAGTCACTGGGCGTACCGCAGGTCACTGCCACTTATTCGCTCGCAAAATTATTGAAATTCTGGCTGATACCACCCCAACCACCAACGGTCAGGGGATACCGGCCCTCGCTCCCCAGAGCAGCAATCATTTAATTACAGCCGGTTAG
- a CDS encoding chloride channel protein produces MTPIPRWLTPLRRSLKSVLRPRRIAILEACLIGLVSGLAAVLLSQSIGWLGLWRVRASYTFSAYWVLPLFGVGGGWLAGVLVERLAPEAAGSGIPQVKMALAGLPMPLNWRVALVKLVSTVLVVGSGFSLGRQGPIVQIGASLAAQMSHWVPTSPDYRRQLIAAGAAAGLAAGFNAPIAGVLFVIEELLQDFSGLTLGTAILASFVGSVVSRVWGGGGFVLTQQAPILGRNLADTLSGTIAIRFSVQDLPFFLILGSLAGLLGALFNQGVLASRRFYQRTIPLGLPLRMAATGLVMGLLIALLPETFRNHAGLQNTLLTGDTTGFLLALAFIMKFLLTLIAAGTGAPGGLFAPSLVLGAALGSFVGVTSQAFITQLAHWGWVATDWVEHLAAPYTYALAGMGAFFGAITRGPITAIVIVFEMTMSFDIVLPLMIGSVVAYLVAELVARGSIYDRLLALNGVDLSKDSHTLNTFMSELTAADVMQKRVETLSSQLTLDEVKQAFSRSHHRGFPVVDNGKLVGIVTQSDLMQVRLGQRANRSDVPRLYEFMTPDPIGVSPHDTLSHVLHLLNTYQMSRLPVTEGRKLVGIITRGDIIRAESDQLSGKVDQRGPQPDPSYVVYQTRAPAIGQGRILVPLANPHTAPLLLQLACALARDRNYELECLQVIKIARSQATDETVVNISAARRLLQKAVRLGRSWQVPVHTQIRVAHDAAHAILETVHERHIDLILTGWKGQSTTPGRVFGSTVDTLIRQTACEVIVVKWGQDLIARMVEAAASGNTLQEASLSLAFDRWLVPLAGGPNAQRAIQLLPALTIFSEAPEIRLCQVFEPTVLPLDTQILDREAAYLERHLHGTVHTLPVQATAVADTLLALTQQYHCDVILLGASREGLLQQAFKGNIPAAIARRSRSTVILVRSAVTNTPHPAAWETPPSRPDT; encoded by the coding sequence ATGACGCCTATCCCCCGCTGGCTGACTCCCTTGCGCCGATCCCTCAAATCGGTTTTGCGTCCGCGCCGAATTGCCATTCTAGAAGCCTGTCTGATTGGTTTAGTCTCCGGTTTGGCAGCGGTCTTGCTCAGTCAAAGTATCGGCTGGCTGGGTCTCTGGCGGGTGCGAGCTTCCTACACCTTTTCGGCCTATTGGGTATTACCTTTGTTTGGGGTGGGTGGGGGGTGGCTGGCGGGTGTCCTGGTTGAGCGGTTAGCACCAGAGGCAGCGGGGAGCGGTATTCCCCAGGTCAAAATGGCCTTGGCTGGGTTGCCCATGCCGCTGAATTGGCGGGTAGCGCTGGTCAAACTGGTGAGTACCGTGTTGGTGGTGGGATCAGGATTTTCCCTCGGACGCCAGGGGCCGATCGTCCAAATTGGGGCTTCCCTAGCGGCCCAGATGAGCCACTGGGTCCCCACCTCACCGGACTATCGTCGCCAATTGATTGCTGCCGGGGCCGCAGCGGGGTTAGCGGCGGGGTTTAATGCCCCGATCGCCGGCGTGCTCTTTGTCATCGAGGAACTGCTCCAGGATTTTTCGGGACTGACCCTGGGCACTGCCATCTTGGCCTCTTTCGTTGGCTCGGTGGTATCGCGGGTGTGGGGCGGCGGCGGGTTTGTCCTGACTCAACAGGCCCCAATCCTGGGGCGTAATTTGGCCGATACCCTATCGGGCACGATCGCCATCCGGTTCTCGGTCCAGGATCTCCCCTTTTTCTTGATTTTGGGCAGTTTGGCGGGTCTGCTGGGGGCACTCTTTAATCAAGGCGTTCTAGCCAGTCGGCGGTTTTACCAGCGTACCATTCCCCTAGGTCTCCCCCTGCGCATGGCGGCGACGGGTCTGGTGATGGGCCTACTGATTGCCCTGTTACCGGAAACCTTTCGTAACCATGCGGGGTTGCAAAACACCTTACTAACAGGGGATACCACTGGGTTCCTCCTGGCCCTCGCCTTTATCATGAAATTTCTGCTGACGCTGATCGCCGCAGGCACAGGGGCACCGGGAGGATTATTTGCGCCCAGTTTGGTGCTGGGGGCGGCGTTGGGATCCTTTGTGGGGGTGACTTCCCAGGCATTCATTACCCAGTTGGCTCATTGGGGGTGGGTGGCCACGGATTGGGTGGAGCATTTGGCGGCCCCCTACACCTACGCCCTAGCTGGAATGGGGGCATTTTTTGGTGCGATTACCCGTGGTCCGATTACGGCGATCGTGATTGTCTTTGAAATGACCATGAGCTTTGATATCGTCCTCCCCCTAATGATCGGCTCAGTCGTCGCCTATTTAGTGGCCGAACTCGTCGCCCGTGGTTCTATTTACGATCGCCTCCTTGCCCTCAATGGCGTTGACCTGAGCAAAGATAGCCATACCCTCAACACCTTCATGAGCGAACTGACCGCCGCCGATGTGATGCAGAAACGGGTGGAAACCTTGAGTAGTCAACTAACGCTCGATGAGGTGAAGCAAGCCTTTTCGCGATCGCACCATCGCGGTTTCCCGGTGGTTGACAATGGCAAACTCGTGGGCATCGTGACCCAGAGTGACTTGATGCAGGTGCGACTGGGGCAGCGGGCCAACCGTTCGGATGTGCCCCGGTTATATGAGTTTATGACCCCTGATCCGATCGGCGTCAGCCCCCACGACACCCTCAGCCATGTCCTGCACTTGTTAAATACCTACCAGATGAGTCGTCTGCCTGTGACGGAAGGCCGCAAACTGGTGGGGATTATCACCCGTGGCGATATTATTCGCGCCGAGTCGGATCAACTCAGTGGCAAAGTGGATCAACGGGGTCCCCAACCCGACCCCTCCTATGTGGTGTACCAAACCCGTGCCCCCGCGATCGGCCAGGGGCGTATCCTGGTTCCCTTGGCCAATCCCCACACGGCACCCCTGTTATTGCAACTGGCCTGCGCCCTCGCCCGCGATCGCAACTACGAACTGGAATGTTTGCAGGTCATCAAAATCGCCCGCAGCCAAGCAACGGATGAGACCGTTGTCAATATCAGCGCGGCCCGTCGGCTTCTCCAGAAGGCTGTGCGGTTGGGGCGTTCGTGGCAAGTACCGGTCCATACCCAAATTCGGGTGGCCCATGACGCTGCCCATGCCATCCTGGAAACCGTGCATGAACGCCATATTGATCTCATTCTCACAGGCTGGAAAGGGCAAAGTACAACCCCTGGTCGCGTCTTTGGGAGTACGGTAGACACGCTGATCCGCCAAACGGCCTGTGAGGTCATTGTGGTGAAGTGGGGCCAGGACCTGATCGCTCGCATGGTCGAGGCCGCAGCCAGTGGCAATACGCTCCAGGAAGCCTCCCTTTCCCTAGCTTTCGATCGCTGGCTGGTACCGCTTGCCGGGGGACCCAATGCCCAGCGGGCCATCCAGTTACTCCCTGCCTTGACAATTTTTAGTGAAGCCCCTGAAATTCGGCTATGCCAGGTATTTGAGCCAACCGTCTTACCCCTGGATACCCAAATCCTCGATCGCGAGGCTGCGTACCTGGAACGCCATCTCCACGGTACGGTTCATACCCTACCCGTCCAGGCCACCGCCGTCGCTGACACCCTGTTGGCACTGACCCAGCAATACCACTGTGATGTCATTCTATTGGGAGCCAGTCGAGAGGGCCTGTTGCAGCAGGCGTTCAAAGGTAACATTCCGGCAGCGATCGCCCGCCGTAGCCGCTCAACCGTAATCCTGGTGCGCAGTGCCGTAACCAATACCCCCCACCCAGCCGCATGGGAAACACCCCCGTCCAGGCCTGATACCTGA
- a CDS encoding VOC family protein, with amino-acid sequence MATLEFSQVALTCKDPIATERFYTKYFNFKRARVAPLPDGDQIVFIKLQGSNFYFELFQAKEEAPVPPPINDGPQYPGVRQLAFKVDDVDAKLAEMGADAKITLGPLNFDDYIPGWRTVWISDPDGNIVEISQGFTDQENPPPLEA; translated from the coding sequence ATGGCCACATTAGAGTTTTCTCAAGTTGCCCTTACCTGTAAAGATCCGATCGCGACCGAAAGGTTTTACACCAAGTATTTCAACTTCAAGCGGGCGCGAGTGGCTCCCCTTCCCGATGGGGACCAAATTGTGTTTATCAAGCTCCAGGGAAGTAACTTTTATTTTGAACTCTTCCAGGCCAAGGAAGAAGCCCCGGTGCCGCCACCCATTAACGATGGACCCCAATATCCAGGGGTGCGGCAATTGGCCTTTAAGGTAGATGATGTTGATGCCAAACTGGCTGAAATGGGGGCAGATGCCAAAATCACCCTGGGACCCTTAAATTTTGATGACTATATTCCGGGTTGGCGCACGGTGTGGATCAGTGATCCAGACGGTAATATTGTTGAAATCAGCCAAGGCTTTACCGACCAGGAGAATCCACCTCCCTTGGAAGCTTAG
- a CDS encoding AGE family epimerase/isomerase — protein MTTVQFPFSDTIAGYVTQFDPASDQFGLKTSDGREFQLALSPMTFAKLAQNLDEPYPDATGSMRSMLVPGRYLFAYGVFYPDSDIFECKQIVFVGRTEKDFVFERPSWWVDQVASLANFYLKAQFGSGEIDYREYRTSLTLSGEKLRDNFRQETDTISRLVYGFATAYLMTGNDRFLEAAEKGTEYLRAHMRFVDLDEGIVYWYHGIDVKGDREQKIFASEFGDDYDAIPAYEQIYALAGPIQTYRITGDPRILSDAELTIKLFDDFFLDKSEYGGYFSHLDPVTLDPRSDSLGNNKGRKNWNSVGDHAPAYLINLWLATGEEKYAKMLEYTFDTIAARFPDYEHSPFVQERFYEDWSHDTTWGWQQNRAVVGHNLKIAWNLMRMNSLMAKDKYVALAEKIAQIMPAVGSDQQRGGWYDVVERLLEPGQKHHRFVWHDRKAWWQQEQSILAYYILTGVLGNSDYLRLAREAAAFYNAWFLDTADGGVYFNVLANGLPYLAGGNERGKGSHSMSGYHSTELCYLAAVYSNLLIHKQPMDFYFKPRPDGFQRDRILRVSPDILPAGSIKIGHCWIDDELYSDFDATALTINLPTSDRALRVKVQIIPV, from the coding sequence ATGACGACGGTTCAGTTTCCCTTTTCTGACACGATCGCCGGTTACGTGACCCAATTTGATCCGGCCAGCGACCAGTTTGGCCTGAAAACATCGGATGGCCGGGAATTTCAATTAGCCTTGAGTCCGATGACCTTTGCCAAATTGGCGCAAAATTTGGATGAACCCTATCCCGATGCGACGGGTTCGATGCGATCGATGCTGGTACCCGGTCGCTACTTATTTGCCTATGGCGTGTTCTATCCTGACAGCGATATTTTTGAGTGCAAACAGATTGTGTTTGTGGGCCGTACTGAGAAAGATTTTGTCTTTGAACGACCCAGTTGGTGGGTTGATCAGGTCGCATCGCTGGCGAATTTTTATCTCAAGGCTCAATTCGGCAGCGGTGAAATTGATTACCGTGAATATCGCACCTCCCTCACCCTATCCGGGGAAAAACTGCGGGATAATTTCCGGCAAGAAACCGATACCATTTCCCGCCTGGTCTATGGATTTGCGACCGCCTACTTAATGACAGGGAACGATCGCTTCCTGGAAGCCGCTGAGAAAGGGACCGAGTATCTGCGTGCCCACATGCGCTTTGTCGATTTAGACGAAGGCATTGTCTACTGGTACCACGGTATTGATGTCAAGGGCGATCGTGAACAAAAAATCTTCGCCTCGGAATTTGGGGATGACTACGATGCCATCCCCGCCTACGAACAAATTTACGCCCTAGCCGGTCCGATCCAAACCTATCGCATTACGGGTGATCCGCGCATTCTCAGCGATGCCGAACTGACGATTAAACTGTTTGACGACTTTTTCCTAGACAAAAGCGAATACGGCGGCTACTTTTCCCACCTGGATCCCGTCACCCTTGATCCCCGCAGCGATTCCCTAGGCAACAACAAGGGCCGCAAAAACTGGAACTCCGTCGGTGACCATGCCCCCGCCTATTTGATCAACCTCTGGCTGGCCACTGGGGAAGAGAAATACGCCAAGATGCTCGAATACACCTTCGACACGATCGCGGCCCGTTTCCCCGACTACGAACACAGCCCCTTCGTCCAGGAGCGCTTCTACGAAGACTGGTCCCACGATACCACCTGGGGTTGGCAGCAAAACCGCGCCGTCGTCGGCCACAACCTCAAAATCGCCTGGAACCTGATGCGCATGAACAGCCTCATGGCCAAAGATAAATACGTGGCCCTAGCGGAAAAAATTGCCCAGATCATGCCCGCCGTCGGCAGCGATCAACAGCGAGGCGGCTGGTACGACGTCGTAGAACGGTTATTAGAACCTGGCCAGAAACACCATCGCTTCGTCTGGCACGATCGCAAAGCCTGGTGGCAACAGGAGCAATCCATTCTGGCCTACTACATCCTGACGGGCGTCCTAGGCAACAGCGACTACCTGCGCCTCGCCCGCGAAGCCGCCGCCTTCTACAACGCCTGGTTTTTGGACACCGCCGATGGGGGCGTTTACTTCAACGTCCTAGCCAACGGCCTGCCCTACCTGGCAGGCGGGAACGAACGCGGCAAAGGCAGCCACTCCATGAGCGGTTACCACTCCACCGAACTCTGCTACCTCGCCGCCGTCTACAGCAACCTGCTGATCCATAAACAGCCCATGGACTTTTACTTCAAACCCCGGCCCGACGGCTTCCAACGCGATCGCATCCTGCGCGTCTCCCCCGACATCCTGCCCGCCGGTAGCATCAAAATCGGCCACTGCTGGATCGACGACGAACTGTACAGTGACTTTGATGCCACTGCCTTAACCATCAACCTGCCCACTAGCGATCGTGCCCTCCGCGTCAAGGTACAGATCATCCCCGTATAA
- a CDS encoding ester cyclase — protein MSDAVLNAVNNFYIAYNENKLELLDETLAPGYMAHVNTAEINGAESAKGFMGHFLTTFPDAHYTVHDLIRGAEGDKVVTRWSCTGTHQGAFAGIEPTGKAVTMIGITIFKIVDGKIAELWGNWDVAGLLNQLKG, from the coding sequence ATGTCCGATGCTGTGCTGAATGCGGTTAACAATTTCTACATTGCCTATAACGAAAATAAGCTGGAGTTGCTGGATGAAACCCTAGCACCGGGGTATATGGCCCACGTCAATACGGCTGAGATTAATGGGGCCGAGTCTGCGAAGGGCTTTATGGGACATTTCCTAACCACATTCCCTGATGCTCACTACACCGTTCATGACCTAATTCGTGGTGCTGAGGGGGATAAGGTCGTCACCCGCTGGAGTTGTACGGGGACGCACCAAGGGGCGTTTGCAGGCATTGAACCGACCGGGAAAGCAGTCACGATGATTGGGATTACTATTTTCAAGATTGTTGATGGCAAAATCGCTGAACTGTGGGGCAACTGGGATGTTGCAGGACTCTTAAACCAGTTGAAGGGTTGA
- a CDS encoding anti-sigma factor antagonist (This anti-anti-sigma factor, or anti-sigma factor antagonist, belongs to a family that includes characterized members SpoIIAA, RsbV, RsfA, and RsfB.) produces the protein MDITIKATQGITIAAISGDVDGSTAASLQEQILPLAQTGSKILLDMTHVPYMSSAGLRMLLSLYRKATSVDGKLVLVGLSEEILDTMSITGFLDFFTTCDTVDAGIAALQ, from the coding sequence ATGGATATCACCATCAAAGCAACCCAAGGCATCACCATTGCCGCCATCAGCGGTGACGTCGATGGCAGCACCGCCGCCAGCCTCCAGGAACAAATCCTCCCCCTTGCCCAAACCGGCAGCAAAATCCTCTTAGACATGACCCACGTTCCCTACATGTCCAGCGCCGGTCTGCGCATGTTGCTATCCCTATACCGCAAAGCCACCAGCGTTGATGGGAAGCTCGTACTAGTGGGCCTCTCGGAAGAGATCCTAGACACCATGTCAATCACGGGTTTTCTGGACTTCTTCACCACCTGTGACACCGTAGACGCCGGGATAGCCGCCTTGCAGTAA
- a CDS encoding B12-binding domain-containing radical SAM protein — MRVLLLYPRFPKSFWSFEKALELVDRKALLPPLGLITVAAILPQTWEFKLVDRNVRDVTAAEWAWADLVILSAMIVQKDDLLAQIREAKRRSKLVAVGGPYATALPQEPLAAGADFLVLDEGEITLPMLVDALTQGKTQAVLRANGEKPDVTQTPIPRFDLLDFNAYDNMSVQFSRGCPFQCEFCDIIVLYGRKPRTKTPEQFLAELERLYELGWRRTVFLVDDNFIGNKRNVKLLLNALRPWMVEHGFPFHFNTEASVDLAQDQELMDLMVACNFNAVFLGIETPDTESLAVTQKHQNTRDPLLDSVEVIIRSGLRVMAGFIIGFDGEKAGAGDRIVQFVEAAAIPTPFFSMLQALPDTALWHRLKKEGRLRGDSNANQTTLMNFMPTRPIAEVAREYVDAFWQLYDPLAYLNRTYRHFLKLGTPEHKVPLRKVNWVSIRALLIVCWRQGVVRKTRLRFWLNLIGILRHNPRVWDHYLSICALNEHFLEYRTIVRDQIEQQLADLLAAEAREAGYQTARAA; from the coding sequence ATGCGAGTTTTACTCCTCTATCCCCGGTTTCCCAAAAGCTTTTGGTCCTTTGAGAAAGCACTGGAACTGGTTGATCGTAAGGCATTGCTGCCCCCCCTCGGTTTGATTACGGTCGCCGCCATCCTGCCCCAAACCTGGGAATTTAAGCTGGTCGATCGCAATGTGCGTGACGTGACGGCAGCAGAATGGGCCTGGGCCGATCTGGTGATATTGTCTGCCATGATTGTGCAAAAGGACGATTTGCTCGCCCAGATTCGAGAAGCCAAACGGCGCAGCAAGTTAGTGGCTGTCGGTGGCCCCTACGCTACGGCCCTGCCCCAGGAACCCCTAGCTGCTGGTGCAGACTTTCTGGTCCTCGATGAAGGGGAAATTACGCTACCGATGCTAGTGGATGCGTTGACGCAGGGGAAAACCCAGGCAGTCCTGCGGGCCAATGGCGAAAAACCGGATGTGACACAAACGCCGATCCCCCGCTTTGACCTGCTCGACTTCAACGCCTACGACAATATGTCGGTGCAATTTTCGCGGGGCTGTCCTTTCCAGTGCGAGTTCTGCGACATTATTGTGCTCTACGGTCGTAAACCGCGCACCAAGACGCCCGAACAGTTTTTAGCGGAATTAGAGCGCCTCTATGAACTCGGTTGGCGACGCACGGTTTTCCTCGTCGATGATAATTTTATTGGTAATAAACGCAACGTTAAATTGTTGCTAAACGCTCTGCGACCTTGGATGGTAGAACATGGGTTTCCTTTCCATTTCAATACAGAAGCATCCGTCGACCTAGCCCAAGATCAAGAACTGATGGATCTGATGGTAGCCTGCAATTTTAATGCAGTCTTTTTAGGAATTGAAACTCCTGATACGGAAAGCCTGGCTGTCACCCAGAAGCACCAGAATACCCGCGATCCCCTTTTAGATTCAGTGGAGGTGATTATACGATCGGGGCTGCGGGTTATGGCTGGTTTTATTATTGGCTTTGATGGCGAAAAAGCGGGGGCTGGCGATCGCATTGTCCAATTTGTGGAAGCCGCGGCAATTCCCACGCCCTTCTTCAGTATGCTCCAAGCCCTACCCGATACCGCCCTCTGGCACCGGCTGAAAAAGGAAGGCCGCCTGCGGGGCGATAGCAATGCTAATCAAACCACATTGATGAACTTTATGCCCACGCGACCGATCGCTGAGGTGGCTCGCGAATATGTTGATGCCTTCTGGCAACTCTATGATCCCCTAGCCTATCTCAACCGAACCTACCGCCATTTTCTGAAATTGGGCACACCCGAACATAAGGTGCCCCTACGGAAGGTCAACTGGGTCAGTATTCGAGCACTGTTAATCGTCTGTTGGCGTCAGGGAGTGGTACGAAAAACCCGGTTACGGTTTTGGCTAAATCTGATCGGTATTTTGCGCCATAATCCCCGCGTTTGGGATCACTATTTATCCATCTGTGCCTTGAATGAACATTTCCTGGAATATCGGACGATCGTGCGGGATCAAATTGAGCAACAGTTGGCCGATCTACTTGCAGCCGAAGCAAGGGAAGCAGGGTATCAGACTGCCAGAGCAGCCTAG
- a CDS encoding bacteriohemerythrin, giving the protein MATWNAGLAIGIPLIDIQHQQLLDQLDALANALKAGKGEYELKSIIKFLEMYVNQHFRYEEQCMHRYQCPVARINQDAHQIFVDRMQLICQEIERSGATLALANQVQQELTNWFVSHIQMIDTKLKSSISG; this is encoded by the coding sequence ATGGCCACCTGGAATGCAGGTTTAGCGATCGGTATCCCCCTCATCGACATACAGCATCAACAATTACTTGATCAACTGGATGCCCTTGCCAATGCGCTCAAAGCTGGCAAAGGGGAATATGAGCTAAAGAGTATCATCAAGTTTTTAGAGATGTATGTTAACCAGCACTTTAGATATGAAGAGCAATGTATGCATCGGTACCAGTGTCCGGTGGCCAGAATAAACCAGGATGCCCATCAGATCTTTGTCGATCGGATGCAATTAATTTGCCAAGAAATTGAACGATCAGGCGCAACCCTCGCCCTTGCCAATCAGGTTCAACAGGAGCTAACTAACTGGTTTGTTAGTCATATTCAAATGATTGATACAAAACTCAAGAGTTCCATATCAGGTTGA